A window of the Oncorhynchus nerka isolate Pitt River unplaced genomic scaffold, Oner_Uvic_2.0 unplaced_scaffold_2148, whole genome shotgun sequence genome harbors these coding sequences:
- the LOC135567314 gene encoding semaphorin-5A-like produces EYQSCNTQPCPDLKKTTPWTPWTPVNISDNGGHYEQRFRYTCKARVPEPALLEVGRQRIEMRYCSRDGSTGCSADRDLLRSGKISGHTGNRDWTSWSSWSQCSRDCSRGIRSRKRFCDSLEPTHGGQTCLGPAQEYQECNITPCPGFYLKGKKAL; encoded by the exons gagtaCCAGTCGTGTAACACCCAGCCCTGTCCTGACCTGAAGAAGACCACCCCCTGGACCCCCTGGACGCCGGTCAACATCTCGGACAACGGCGGTCACTACGAGCAGCGGTTCCGGTACACCTGTAAGGCCCGTGTCCCTGAACCTGCTCTGTTGGAGGTGGGCCGACAGAGGATAGAGATGAGGTACTGCTCCAGGGACGGCTCCACTGGATGCTCTGCTGACA gagATCTGCTGCGGTCGGGTAAGATCTCCGGCCACACTGGGAACAGAGACTGGACATCCTGGAGCTCCTGGTCTCAGTGCAGTAGAGACTGCAGCCGAGGGATACGTAGCCGTAAACGGTTCTGTGACTCCCTTGAACCAACGCACGGAGGACAGACCTGCCTGGGACCTGCTCAGGAATACCAGGAGTGTAACATCACACCCTGCCCAG GGTTCTACCTGAAGGGAAAGAAAGCATTGTAA